From candidate division KSB1 bacterium, the proteins below share one genomic window:
- a CDS encoding MOSC domain-containing protein gives MSQGKLEAIWIKRFKLGPMDKKNCASLVAGRGLADNANQGGKRQVTLIEEEVWQRHMEKLSASVEPSARRANLLVSGLPLVNSRGRVLQVGTCRLRIAGETKPCERMDEACPGLKNVMWDNWGGGAYAEVLDDGEICVGDALQWLDK, from the coding sequence ATGAGTCAAGGCAAACTCGAAGCCATCTGGATCAAGCGTTTTAAGCTCGGTCCAATGGACAAAAAAAATTGCGCCTCTCTTGTCGCCGGAAGAGGTCTGGCAGATAATGCCAACCAGGGCGGCAAACGCCAGGTCACGCTTATCGAGGAGGAAGTATGGCAGCGTCACATGGAAAAGCTTAGCGCCTCAGTCGAACCTTCGGCCCGGCGGGCTAATTTATTGGTAAGCGGCCTGCCACTTGTTAATTCGCGAGGGCGAGTTCTGCAAGTCGGTACCTGTCGGCTGCGAATCGCCGGTGAAACCAAGCCGTGCGAGCGCATGGATGAGGCGTGCCCGGGTTTAAAAAATGTGATGTGGGATAACTGGGGCGGCGGCGCTTATGCGGAGGTTTTGGATGATGGAGAGATTTGTGTGGGAGATGCCCTTCAGTGGCTGGATAAGTAA
- a CDS encoding ABC transporter ATP-binding protein has product MQIDIRNLYKTYPGGVTALQDVTLDISIGMFGLLGPNGAGKSTLMKVLATLESPTSGDVFINGKNIHDQRKQVRQSLGYLPQEFGVYPQLTGAEFLTYVAKLHNLSGKNLRKSVEEALVNVRLYEVRDRKAKTYSGGMLRRLGIAQALISDPKILIVDEPTVGLDPEERIRFRNLLTEISHNKIIILSTHIVADISSTCNDLALLSHGKVVFRGLPQEIISKASGKVWQVECEESDFKKIADRMQIISSISRERHLRLRVVGDSVAGFDMKPVPPNLEDAYMYFMETEAGEHVEEEVEEVEN; this is encoded by the coding sequence ATGCAAATAGATATCCGCAATCTTTATAAAACCTATCCGGGTGGGGTCACTGCTCTGCAAGATGTCACCCTGGATATTTCTATAGGAATGTTTGGGCTGCTGGGCCCAAACGGGGCCGGCAAAAGTACCCTGATGAAGGTTCTAGCAACCCTTGAGAGTCCGACCTCCGGCGATGTTTTTATAAATGGTAAAAATATTCACGACCAACGGAAACAGGTTCGGCAATCACTCGGCTATTTACCGCAGGAATTTGGGGTTTATCCCCAACTCACCGGTGCGGAATTTTTAACTTACGTGGCAAAACTGCACAATCTTTCGGGTAAGAACTTAAGGAAAAGTGTAGAGGAGGCGTTAGTGAATGTCAGGCTTTACGAAGTTCGTGACCGGAAAGCAAAGACCTACTCCGGCGGCATGCTGCGGCGTTTAGGAATCGCACAAGCATTAATTAGCGATCCGAAGATTCTCATTGTTGACGAACCCACCGTAGGTCTTGATCCGGAGGAACGGATTCGCTTTCGGAACCTCCTTACTGAAATCAGCCACAATAAAATAATCATTCTCAGCACACATATCGTGGCGGATATTTCAAGCACTTGTAATGATTTGGCTTTGCTTTCGCATGGAAAAGTAGTCTTCCGTGGTTTGCCGCAGGAGATCATTTCCAAAGCCTCCGGCAAAGTCTGGCAAGTTGAGTGCGAAGAAAGCGACTTTAAGAAGATTGCCGACCGCATGCAGATTATTTCATCGATATCCAGGGAGCGGCATTTGCGGTTGCGCGTCGTCGGAGATTCGGTTGCCGGATTTGACATGAAGCCAGTGCCGCCAAATCTCGAAGATGCTTATATGTATTTTATGGAGACTGAGGCGGGTGAACATGTGGAGGAAGAGGTTGAGGAGGTGGAAAATTGA